AGCTATGGAGTTAAACCGGGTTTTTATAAAATATATCAAAACGGGCAGACCATATGTTGTTCTCAAATCGGCCATGTCGCTTGATGGAAAAATTGCAACGGCCAGCGGCCATTCAAAATGGATAAGCTGCCTTGAATCGAGGCAATATGTACATGCATTACGTAACGAGCTAAAGGGAATAATGGTAGGTGTAAATACTGTAATTGTTGATAATCCGCAACTTACTACCCGTCTTGAAAATGCGAAGGGACGCAATCCTATACGAATTGTAGTGGATAGCAAGGGGCGTATTCCTCTTACTGCCCGCATATTGCAGGACGGAGAAAATAATCCGGCGATAATTGCTACCACGTGGCAATTTCCGGACGTAAAATGTCAGCAGTTGAGGAATGCCGGGCACAAAGTATTGATTTTCCCAGATAAAGATGGGCTTGTTGATTTGAATGTCCTTATGGAAACTTTAGGCAAGATGGAAATTGACGGAATATTGCTTGAAGGTGGGGGAACCTTGAACGAATCGGCGTTGCGTGCAGGCATCGTGGATGAAGTTCAGTTTTTTATCGCACCAATACTCATTGGTGGACAAAAAGCAATTACCCCGATAGAAGGGCATGGATTTGAATCTATTGATGAATCAATACGCCTTCATGATTTGAAAATAAAGCAAATAGGTTGTGATATCCTGGTAACAGGAAAAATTAATCATACGTCAATTTTATCAGATAATAATCCTTTATAAGATATGTTCACAGGAATTATTGAAGAAATAGGCACATTAAAAGCCATCAGCCACGGACAACGCTCAGCCACACTTGAAATAAGCGCTTTAAAGGTACTGGAAGGAAGCCGGGTAGGGGACAGCATTGCCGTGAACGGAATTTGTCTTACCGTAACTTCCATCGGCAAAGGTTCATTTATTGTTGATGCAATGCCTGAAACGCTTGGCCGTAGCAATCTGGGATCGCTCCAGACAGGCAGCAAAATAAATCTGGAACGGGCGTTGCGATTGGGCGATCGTCTTGGCGGACATCTTGTCAGCGGGCATATTGACGGCGAAGGCATTATTTTTAGTTTTCGCGAAGACGATAATGCCATCCGGATACGTATTACTGCAAATCAATCGTTGCTGCGCTATATTATTGAAAAAGGATCGGTTGCCGTTGACGGGATTAGTTTAACCGTAACCCATGTGGATGATAAAAGCTTTGAAGTGTCGGTTATTCCACACACAAAAAATGAAACTACCCTTTGCGGTAAACGACCGGGCGAAAGAGTAAATCTTGAAACGGATATGATAGGAAAATACATTGAGCGCTTTTCAGGCTTTAGTGCTGATCCGCAAATCAAAGAATCAAAGGATATCAGTATTGATTTCCTTAAAGAAAACGGATACTTTTAAAATCAAATATATAACAAATGAAACCATTTAATTCGATAGAAGAAGCTATCGGGGATATTCGCCAGGGAAAAATGATTGTTGTGGTAGATGACGAGTCTCGTGAAAACGAAGGCGATATTATTATTGCTGCCGAAAAAGTTACTCCGGAAGCGGTTAACTTCATGGTAAAACATGCCGGAGGATTGATTTGCATGCCTGTTACGCGTAAACGTATGGATGAGTTACAGATTTACTATATGGTTCAACGGAATACCGATAGCAAACAAACTGCATTTACCGTTTCTGTTGACTGGCATGAATCCACCACAGGAATCTCTGCCTACGAAAGGGCTCAAACTATTCTGCACATGATTAATCCAAAGTCAAAGCCAAAAGACTTTACCCGTCCGGGACATATATTTCCGTTAATTGCCAAGGAACGTGGCGTTTTGGAGCGTGCCGGACATACGGAAGCTGCCGTTGACCTTGCCCGCATGGCCGGACTTTATCCGGCCGGAGTCATCTGCGAAATAATGAATGAAGACGGCTCGATGGCACGTGTGCCTGATTTAACAGCATTTGTAGAGAAACATAAACTGAAATTTATTACCGTTGCTGATTTGATCAGCTACCGCCGGAAGCATGAATCCATAATTGAACGAAAAGCTAAGGCAGAATTACCCACTGCTTATGGCGATTTTAAGGCTTATGGTTATGTGGATAAAATCAATGGCGAACATCATGTTGCATTGGTTAAAGGCAATATTCACGACAACGAACCGGTGCTGGTACGCATCCATTCCGAATGTTTGACGGGCGATGTTTTCGGATCAAAACGCTGCGATTGCGGAGAACAATTACACGAAGCTATGCGTCGCATCGAGGAAGCCGGAAGAGGAGTATTGCTTTATCTGCGTCAGGAAGGGCGGGGGATAGGCCTGATCAATAAATTGAAAGCCTATGAACTACAGGAAAAAGGCATGGATACCGTAGAAGCGAATATTGCCCTTGGTTTTAGAGCCGATCTTCGTGATTATAGTGTAGGTGCAGAGATATTAGTTGACCTTGGCGTAAAAAAAATCATACTCATGACAAATAATCCTACCAAAGTGGCAGGGCTTTCAGGGTATGGGCTTGAGGTGGTGGAACGCCAACCTATCGAAATGGCCTGTAATGAAGAAAATCATTTCTATATGCAAACCAAGTTGCACAAACTGGGGCATTTGTTGCATGTACAGTAATAATCAGTTTTTGTTGTAATTAAACGAACTCTTTATCAAATTTTAATATTTATTTATAAAAACGCTTTAAGATGAAAACATTTGAAGGAAAATTAATTGCCGAAGGTTTAAATTTTGGGATTGTAGTGGCTCGTTTTAACGAGTTTATTGGTGTCAAATTACTGGGCGGCGCACTTGATGCCATTAAGCGTCATGGTGGAAATGAAGAAAATATAAGTATTGCCTGGGCTCCGGGTTCATTTGAAATCCCTTTGATAGCTAAACGAATGGCAACGAGTGGTAAATATGATACAGTCATTTGTCTGGGCGCTGTGATTCGTGGTGCCACGCCTCATTTCGATCTGGTAGCCGGAGAAGTGGCAAAAGGCATTGCGCTGGTAAGCCTCGAAACCAACGTTCCCGTTATTTTTGGCGTATTATCCACCGATACCATTGAGCAAGCCATTGAACGTGCCGGAACAAAAGCCGGGAATAAAGGCTTTGATGCCGCCGTTGCTGCCATTGAAATGGCAAATCTGTTGAAGCAACTTTAAACTTTTATTTTGGGAAGCAAGAATATTCCTTTCAACCGGAATATTCCTGCCTTTGTATTTGTGCTGCTCCATACTGCTAATTGATATTTAAGTTGAGAAATAATCTTTAATCTTAAAA
This region of Lentimicrobiaceae bacterium genomic DNA includes:
- the ribE gene encoding 6,7-dimethyl-8-ribityllumazine synthase, coding for MKTFEGKLIAEGLNFGIVVARFNEFIGVKLLGGALDAIKRHGGNEENISIAWAPGSFEIPLIAKRMATSGKYDTVICLGAVIRGATPHFDLVAGEVAKGIALVSLETNVPVIFGVLSTDTIEQAIERAGTKAGNKGFDAAVAAIEMANLLKQL
- the ribD gene encoding bifunctional diaminohydroxyphosphoribosylaminopyrimidine deaminase/5-amino-6-(5-phosphoribosylamino)uracil reductase RibD, translating into MINNDDIRYMRMALGQAACGVGKVNPNPLVGAVIVQNNAVIGSGYHEQCGGPHAEINAMHHAIEDVKGATMYVTLEPCSHYGKTPPCADALINAGLSRVVIAMSDSNPLVAGKGIEKLRKNGIVVEVGLLEAEAMELNRVFIKYIKTGRPYVVLKSAMSLDGKIATASGHSKWISCLESRQYVHALRNELKGIMVGVNTVIVDNPQLTTRLENAKGRNPIRIVVDSKGRIPLTARILQDGENNPAIIATTWQFPDVKCQQLRNAGHKVLIFPDKDGLVDLNVLMETLGKMEIDGILLEGGGTLNESALRAGIVDEVQFFIAPILIGGQKAITPIEGHGFESIDESIRLHDLKIKQIGCDILVTGKINHTSILSDNNPL
- a CDS encoding bifunctional 3,4-dihydroxy-2-butanone-4-phosphate synthase/GTP cyclohydrolase II; amino-acid sequence: MKPFNSIEEAIGDIRQGKMIVVVDDESRENEGDIIIAAEKVTPEAVNFMVKHAGGLICMPVTRKRMDELQIYYMVQRNTDSKQTAFTVSVDWHESTTGISAYERAQTILHMINPKSKPKDFTRPGHIFPLIAKERGVLERAGHTEAAVDLARMAGLYPAGVICEIMNEDGSMARVPDLTAFVEKHKLKFITVADLISYRRKHESIIERKAKAELPTAYGDFKAYGYVDKINGEHHVALVKGNIHDNEPVLVRIHSECLTGDVFGSKRCDCGEQLHEAMRRIEEAGRGVLLYLRQEGRGIGLINKLKAYELQEKGMDTVEANIALGFRADLRDYSVGAEILVDLGVKKIILMTNNPTKVAGLSGYGLEVVERQPIEMACNEENHFYMQTKLHKLGHLLHVQ
- a CDS encoding riboflavin synthase, yielding MFTGIIEEIGTLKAISHGQRSATLEISALKVLEGSRVGDSIAVNGICLTVTSIGKGSFIVDAMPETLGRSNLGSLQTGSKINLERALRLGDRLGGHLVSGHIDGEGIIFSFREDDNAIRIRITANQSLLRYIIEKGSVAVDGISLTVTHVDDKSFEVSVIPHTKNETTLCGKRPGERVNLETDMIGKYIERFSGFSADPQIKESKDISIDFLKENGYF